In Armatimonadota bacterium, the genomic stretch TGGCCTTGTGGGAGTCGTTTCAAACCGGGTCAACGGCAAGCAGCACGCTGGTTTGCCCGCCTTCACGAACATCGTCGAGATGATGCGCGAAGCCAACAAGTTCCTCGGCGAGAACAAGTCGAGCGCAACCGAGTGGACCCAAATCCGCGGCTTGTGTTTCGTGATGCCCGAGGCTTGTCTTGATGCCATCGGCGGCTTCGACCCCATCTACGGTCTCGGCAACCTTGAGGACGATGACTATGCAATCCGTGCTCGAATGGCCGGATTTAGCAACTGGATCGTCGATGGAGCCTGGCTGTACCACGAAGGATCGCAGACTTTTGGCGCTCTAAACCTGGATTACGAAAAGTCGATCCAAGACAACCTCGCCAAATTCCTCGCCAAGTGGCAACTCAAAGACCACTCTGACTTCATGAACATGACGTCGATCCCGTCCGGCGTCGAGCTTTACGTTCCGCTCGAAGCGGAAATCGCCCCGCTAAACTCTGCGGTCGTGAACGGTCAAGAAGTCGACCTCCTGAACGGAGCCAGCGACATGGACTTCGCGTTCTGGGTCTTCGGCCAAATCTCGAAGGGTGGACAGGAAGCTCGAGAGCGAGTTATCGCTGCTCTGCGAGCGGAAGAGCTGAATCTCGCTGCCTAAATCCTATATTCAGCCCAGCTTGAGGGAGTTTCGGTCACCCGGATTCTCTCAAGCAAAACTCTTCCAGGTTCTATCCAGTAGCCGTCCTTTTCAAACCCCGTTGCCAACTTGGATGCGACAAAATCAAAAATCTCCCGAGCAATTACTTCGGTCGTCGGGTCCGTCTCATCAAAGACCAAAACAGAATCTGGATGGACATTCTGCATCGCTGGCAACAGCGGATCGGATGAGTTCAAAGCCATCCGGTGATCGTATCGCTCGATGTGCTCCTTGCAAAGCAACTTGATCGCTTTGAAGTCCACTACCATGTCGTTTGAATCCAGCGTTTCGGAAGAGAGAACCACTTCAATCACCCGCGTGTGTCCGTGGGGAAACCTGCACATGCCCGCATGCTTTGAAAGCATATGCCCGGACTCCACCGTGAACGACTTGCAAACGCGATATCTGCCCATCACTTAGCCGCGTTGATGACCTGAATAAAGTCTTCTGGCTTCAGCGAGGCTCCGCCGACCAACCCGCCGTCAATCTCTGGCTGAGAGAACAGCTCCGCCGCATTTCCTGGGTTAACGCTTCCGCCGTACTGAACCCGAACCGACTCGCGATACTCGGCAGGAACTTGAGATCGAATGAAGCCGCAGACTCTATTTGCCTCTACCGAATCGCAAACTTTTCCTGTTCCAATTGCCCACACCGGCTCGTATGCGATGACCAGCGTGGAAAGATCAGAGACTCCATCCAGCGCACCCGCGATTTGCGTGGCAATCACGGCATCCGTCTGTCCCGCCTCACGCTCGGCTAAAGACTCTCCAACGCACACAATCGGCACCAACCCAGCTTCAAGACTTGACTTGAGCTTAAGGTTGACTGTCTCGTCAGTTTCCGCAAAGAAACCAAGTGTTGACTCTGGAACTTCCAACTTCCCAAACCGTCCGCGCCGCTCTGAGTGGCCGATCACTGCATACCGGCAACCCGCATCGCGAACCATCTCTGCCGAAACAAACCCCGTAAACGCTCCGCTCGACTTCCAAAAAACGTCCTGCGAACCAACATCGATCACCGACTCTCGCAAAACCAAAGAGACGCCAGCAAGCGACAAGAACGCTGGGCAGATTCCGACTTCAACAGAATCATCGAATCCGACGAGCTTTGCAAGTTCGGCCGCTCGGGAGGCCGCTTCCGCAGCCAGTAGGTTCATTTTCCAGTTGCCAACAACAATTTTCTTTCGCATCTAACCCAACGTTGTACCCGTCAGCTGCAAGTTGAGTTTTGACGAGAAGAATCAAGGAGTACGGCTGGATTCACTTTTTCCCGAGCATCCGCTTTTGAGCTTCTTTCGCTAGTAGGAACAGTTTTTGTTGCTTCGCGGCGTCGAACGCATAGACTCCGAGTTTCTTGCGCTTTGCTTCACTGACACCGCCGTCAATCCTGTAGCCCTCGGTGCCCCAGTAGACGTTGAGCGCAAGCCCGCGTAACACCAGCTCTGTTTGCAGATCGTACTTGGCTAACTTGTTAGACCGGGTTGGAATAGGAACATCGTAACCATTCTCGGGTTTCACCATCCATCCGTTCTTTTGCTTCTCGAAGAATGCGGCAAGTTGCTTACGCAATTGGGGGTCTTCAAAAAGAATCGTGTCCCTCACCTTGATGATGCCGCTCGTGCGCGACGTAAGATACTTGACTTTCAGTTCCAGTCTATCAGTCGCCTTAAACGACAGGATCGAAATCTCGTATCTTCCGATGTACTCGCTTTCCTGGAGAGCATATGGTGGCAGGTAGATCATCTGAATCCTCCAATATCAATTCTAACATTTTCTGCCCTGGGTCCTTATTGCTCCATAAGTAGTGGTCCTAACAACGGGCATCCACAATCGTAGCGGAGATCGTTAAGATGCTATAACCACAACCGGCTCAATCCTCACCTCAACAGACGCCCGCACCGCGTTGGTGACAATGCAATAAGCATCGCACTTGTGAGCCATGTCTTCGGCGAACTTCAGCTGCTCATCTGTCGCCTCGGCAGCAAGAGTGATCGTTGGTCGAATAACGATCTCGCGGTACTTGAAGGAAGCTCCGTTTTGCTCCACGACACCCTCTGCCTTTGCTTCGAACGATGCAACCGGAAGTTTTCGGTTGGCTACGACGATTCCATAGGTGATCGAGTAACAGCCTGCGATAGCTGAAGTGAGCAATTCTTCAGGATTGAGCTGTCCACCCGTTCCGCCAAACTCAGGCGGAACGTTGATCGGAAAGCCCTGACCGCTTGGCCCAGGAGTGATCGATCCCGACCCGTCTCTGCCGCCATTCCACACTACGTCTGCTGTATACCGGTGCTCCAAAATTGCCATCTCCAGGTTCTACGCGAACCAATTGAGAGAAATCCCGGCTAAAATACGAGGTATGGGGAATGCAGCGAAGGTCGGGGGGCTAGTTGTCATCTTTGCCGCGATGCTAGTCGGGGCCTATGCTTTTCTGGGCAAGAACCTATTTGGACCTAAGTTCCAAATCTTTTACGCATCCTTCCCTGATGCAGGGGGAATCACTCCCGGAACTAGGGTTTTGCTAGCCGGTGTGAACGTTGGCCTCGTGACAAGTGTTGAGCTGGCGAGCCCAACCGAAGCCAAAGCGACCCTAGCAATTAAGCCGGGAGTCGGCATTCCCGCCGGATCGAAACTCGTGCTCCCCGCGAGCCTCGTCGGGCTTGGAGAGCAAGTCATCCTGCTCAATCCCCCTAAGGTCATCTCGGGCAACCTCACCGCCGGGGCCACTATCCCGGGCGGCAAAGCTGGCGCTCTTGACGGAATACTGCCTAACGCCCCAGCCACTGTCGAAGAGCTGACGAAAACGATGGCAGCGTTCCGCAAGCTCCTGGAAGACCCTGAATTGACAGGTGGACTCAAAAAGCTGATGTCGACGACTAACGCCACCATGGGCGAGTTCGGCAAGACCGCCGCCGGGGTCAACAACTTGATGACCTCTAACCAGGCAAACCTATCCAAAACCCTCGTCGCCATGCGCGACGGGATGCAAAACATCAACGGTTTGACCAAGGAACTTTACGTCATGGCAAAGAGCGGCAAGATTCAGGGCGACCTGACCGCCACGATGGCGAACCTCAAATCGGCCACTGAAAAAGGCGACAAGCTCATGACCGAGATCAATGCGCTAGTTGCTGATCCTGATCTCCGTGCCTCGCTAAAGGGCAGTGCCGCCAACATCACCGCCATGACCGAGAGTGGCGCCAAGATGGCAAAGAACGGCGAAGCCATCGCCGCCAACGTCGAGAAGATGTCCGTCGACGGCCCCGAGATTAGCCGCAAGATCAGCGAGCTCATGACCAAAGCCAACGAGATCGCCGACGAGATTAAAGGCATCACAACCGACGTGAAAGGCAGCGTCAAGAAGGTCACAGAAGTTCTGACAAAGAGTCCAACGAGCGCCTTCAGCAACATCGAAACCCGATTCGACTTGATCCAGGAAACCGACCCTAACTTCCTGCGCACAGACTTCACCGCGATTTTCCCGTCGGCGAACGGCGATAGCTTCCAACTCGGACTCTGGAACGCGTTCGAATCCAACCAGTTCATCGCCCAGCAAAGCAAGAAGCTGAACGACAATTTGAGCCTGCGCTACGGGATATTTGCATCTAAGCCCGGTTTTGGGGTAGATTATCTTCTTGGTTCGAGAGCATCGTTGCGGGCTGACGTTTTCAGTCTGAACGACCCTCGGTTCGACCTCCGAATGCGCTACGATGTTGGCAAAGGAGTGATCGGCTGGATCGGGGTCAACAAAATGTTCAAAGACAATTCACCCATGATCGGGTTTGGCGTTGTGCGCTGAGCCAGAGCAAGGGAACCACGCTGGAGAAATTTTAGAAGATGAAGGTAATCCTGAATCAAACCGTGCCAAAGGTTGGCAAAGCCGGAACCGTCGTAACCGTTGCAGAT encodes the following:
- a CDS encoding 6-carboxytetrahydropterin synthase, which produces MGRYRVCKSFTVESGHMLSKHAGMCRFPHGHTRVIEVVLSSETLDSNDMVVDFKAIKLLCKEHIERYDHRMALNSSDPLLPAMQNVHPDSVLVFDETDPTTEVIAREIFDFVASKLATGFEKDGYWIEPGRVLLERIRVTETPSSWAEYRI
- a CDS encoding OsmC family protein; translation: MAILEHRYTADVVWNGGRDGSGSITPGPSGQGFPINVPPEFGGTGGQLNPEELLTSAIAGCYSITYGIVVANRKLPVASFEAKAEGVVEQNGASFKYREIVIRPTITLAAEATDEQLKFAEDMAHKCDAYCIVTNAVRASVEVRIEPVVVIAS
- a CDS encoding MlaD family protein; the encoded protein is MGNAAKVGGLVVIFAAMLVGAYAFLGKNLFGPKFQIFYASFPDAGGITPGTRVLLAGVNVGLVTSVELASPTEAKATLAIKPGVGIPAGSKLVLPASLVGLGEQVILLNPPKVISGNLTAGATIPGGKAGALDGILPNAPATVEELTKTMAAFRKLLEDPELTGGLKKLMSTTNATMGEFGKTAAGVNNLMTSNQANLSKTLVAMRDGMQNINGLTKELYVMAKSGKIQGDLTATMANLKSATEKGDKLMTEINALVADPDLRASLKGSAANITAMTESGAKMAKNGEAIAANVEKMSVDGPEISRKISELMTKANEIADEIKGITTDVKGSVKKVTEVLTKSPTSAFSNIETRFDLIQETDPNFLRTDFTAIFPSANGDSFQLGLWNAFESNQFIAQQSKKLNDNLSLRYGIFASKPGFGVDYLLGSRASLRADVFSLNDPRFDLRMRYDVGKGVIGWIGVNKMFKDNSPMIGFGVVR
- the tpiA gene encoding triose-phosphate isomerase gives rise to the protein MRKKIVVGNWKMNLLAAEAASRAAELAKLVGFDDSVEVGICPAFLSLAGVSLVLRESVIDVGSQDVFWKSSGAFTGFVSAEMVRDAGCRYAVIGHSERRGRFGKLEVPESTLGFFAETDETVNLKLKSSLEAGLVPIVCVGESLAEREAGQTDAVIATQIAGALDGVSDLSTLVIAYEPVWAIGTGKVCDSVEANRVCGFIRSQVPAEYRESVRVQYGGSVNPGNAAELFSQPEIDGGLVGGASLKPEDFIQVINAAK